A region from the Triticum aestivum cultivar Chinese Spring chromosome 3D, IWGSC CS RefSeq v2.1, whole genome shotgun sequence genome encodes:
- the LOC123080985 gene encoding putative disease resistance RPP13-like protein 1 encodes MAHLGGLIASALLKVVGDQIGSVLGGQIKLHRNFDKDLRTMKETLECVEAVLLDAERRAITDNEVRLWLKRLKDAMYAISDMLDDSEAGEVSRRKKLAAVVPFLTTVHKIKMANKMKTMREHVAEITAQHKAFNLMPGAGANKQKVTDTRVTTSSTLQAQIIGRTDEEEKILASVSKGITEQITFLPIYGIGGLGKTTMAKLIYNNNSQFQDYSRVWVYVSQTFDLNNIGNSIISQLSGNTSQDTNREMIHIALQKLFAEKQKILIVLDDLWEGSDFLLDDLKAMLMVEKASKVVVILTTRNESIAKKMSTRPHKLAPLTNDMCWTIIKQKSGFEEKDDKAKLEQIGMDIAMKCGGVGLAAQSLGYMLNSMPTSPEWESVRDSDIWTLSASDSEDTPSRQVIASLRLSYSSRPSYLKLCFAYCAIFPKGHKIVKDDLIRQWISLDFIKPTRTSSSHQLGEKYITELLGLSFLEHSKSSLTARVHPDDVTLFTMHDLVHDLARSVMDDEILVASKDGNLGGSNCHFALLDDCNKRLESPRIRALHFMDSAEIGLHDAAFPSAKSLRVLDLSQCCVHKLPDSIDRSKRLRYLNAPRIHDATIPNSITSLSKLNYLSLRDSSNILTLPQSIGEIEGLMYLDLSGCSGMRELPKSFGELKKLVHLDLSKCVCVCNVSEFLGSLTELQYLNLSGCRSIGNLHASLGVLSELQYLNLSFSSYVNCRKTKLFDAFTKVEHSNLSSSHSCLEQLPEVLGNLNKLKFLNLSGSYCLKELSWLSGNQKSLVHLDLSKCREVNYIPEAFSGFTNLQYLNLSACLRYRLDKSPVCQIDRLIDHISTLSNLEHLDLSNSGDAICSLPESLGNLRKLHTLNLSHCNITKIPESIGTIDSLKMLYFKGCWLLSNVPQLSASSISLPLFGVHAGDGKSSSNLVLLQGMNPVELKIIQLEKVKSAEEAMCIKLMEKERLQDLTLRWTEDAQRFVDDEVLLEKLEPPSSLTTLIIQWYNGVSFPSWLSQLPNLTWLALYDMKHLEEWSASDSSGANDLRFPMLDCLYIKSCPKLRMQSLLPRAKRWYISKSDNALSSWGECTMSDTSSPSLVTTELAVADCELPLHQWRLLGHLSGLTELRMERCGDLTGTPEIIQHLSSLKGLSLTGKEHEELPKWLGELTSLERLCIDAYTGIKELDESIRKLRKLRELKLYNCNSMSSLPHWLTELTCLNTLVINFCEGIRSLPEGIEQLTNLKKLKINCPHLQR; translated from the exons atggCGCACCTTGGGGGGCTAATCGCTTCTGCTCTCCTCAAGGTGGTGGGGGATCAGATCGGCTCCGTGCTCGGCGGCCAGATCAAGCTGCATCGCAACTTCGACAAGGACCTGCGCACGATGAAGGAGACACTGGAGTGCGTCGAGGCGGTGCTGCTGGACGCCGAGAGGCGGGCCATCACCGACAACGAGGTCCGCCTGTGGCTGAAGCGGCTCAAGGACGCCATGTACGCCATCTCCGACATGCTTGATGATTCCGAAGCAGGGGAG GTCTCCCGCAGGAAGAAATTGGCTGCTGTGGTCCCTTTTCTCACAACTGTTCACAAGATTAAAATGGCTAATAAGATGAAGACGATGAGAGAGCATGTGGCGGAGATCACAGCTCAACACAAGGCCTTCAACTTAATGCCAGGGGCTGGTGCCAATAAGCAGAAAGTTACCGATACACGTGTAACAACATCATCGACCCTGCAGGCACAGATCATTGGGAGGACTGATGAGGAAGAGAAAATACTGGCTTCTGTATCTAAGGGCATCACAGAACAAATCACCTTTCTTCCTATATATGGTATTGGGGGCCTTGGCAAGACAACCATGGCCAAACTAATCTACAATAATAATTCCCAATTCCAAGACTACTCAAGGGTGTGGGTTTATGTGTCCCAGACATTTGACTTGAACAATATTGGTAATTCTATAATATCACAACTTTCAGGTAATACGAGTCAAGACACTAACAGGGAGATGATACACATTGCTCTTCAAAAGCTGTTTGCTGAAAAGCAGAAGATTCTGATCGTTTTAGATGATTTGTGGGAGGGCAGTGATTTTCTTTTGGATGATCTGAAGGCTATGTTAATGGTTGAGAAGGCAAGCAAGGTGGTTGTTATACTAACCACACGGAATGAAAGCATTGCAAAGAAAATGTCAACCAGACCACACAAATTAGCACCACTGACAAATGACATGTGTTGGACTATAATAAAGCAAAAGAGTGGCTTTGAAGAAAAAGATGACAAAGCTAAGCTGGAGCAGATTGGAATGGACATTGCAATGAAATGTGGAGGTGTGGGTTTAGCAGCTCAATCACTTGGGTACATGTTAAATTCTATGCCAACATCTCCTGAATGGGAGTCAGTGAGAGACAGTGATATTTGGACTCTATCTGCTTCAGACTCGGAAGATACACCTTCAAGACAGGTGATTGCATCCTTGAGGTTAAGTTATAGTTCCAGGCCTTCATATTTGAAACTGTGCTTTGCCTATTGTGCAATCTTTCCAAAAGGTCACAAGATTGTCAAAGATGATCTAATTCGCCAGTGGATTTCTCTTGATTTTATCAAGCCAACCAGAACATCCTCCAGTCATCAGCTCGGCGAGAAATACATTACGGAGCTTTTAGGGCTGTCATTCCTTGAACACTCAAAGTCATCACTG ACTGCTAGAGTGCATCCTGACGATGTTACATTATTCACCATGCATGATCTTGTGCATGATCTAGCCAGATCGGTAATGGACGATGAAATTCTCGTCGCTAGCAAAGATGGCAACCTTGGGGGAAGCAACTGCCACTTTGCATTGCTCGATGATTGTAACAAGCGATTGGAGTCACCCAGGATAAGAGCACTCCATTTTATGGACTCTGCTGAAATTGGACTTCATGATGCTGCATTTCCATCTGCTAAGTCCCTACGTGTCTTGGACTTAAGTCAGTGTTGCGTACATAAGTTGCCAGATTCTATTGATCGATCAAAACGGTTGAGGTATCTTAACGCTCCCAGAATACATGATGCAACGATTCCCAATAGTATAACCAGTCTATCAAAATTAAATTACCTCAGTCTCCGTGATTCTTCTAACATCTTGACACTGCCACAGTCGATTGGAGAAATTGAAGGCCTGATGTATCTTGATTTATCTGGTTGTTCGGGAATGAGAGAACTTCCAAAATCCTTCGGAGAGCTAAAAAAATTGGTGCATCTTGATTTGTCAAAATGCGTTTGTGTTTGCAATGTATCAGAGTTCTTGGGGAGCCTCACAGAACTGCAATATTTGAACTTGTCAGGATGTAGATCTATTGGAAATCTACACGCATCCTTGGGTGTCCTATCTGAGCTGCAATATTTGAACTTATCATTCAGCTCTTATGTTAATTGTAGAAAAACGAAATTATTCGATGCCTTCACCAAAGTGGAGCATTCGAACTTATCTTCAAGTCACTCTTGCCTCGAACAGCTCCCTGAAGTTTTGGGCAACCTCAATAAACTCAAGTTTTTAAACCTATCAGGTTCTTATTGTCTCAAAGAGTTGTCATGGTTATCTGGAAACCAGAAAAGTTTGGTGCATCTTGATTTATCGAAGTGCAGAGAGGTTAATTATATACCGGAAGCTTTTTCTGGATTTACCAATCTTCAATATTTGAATCTATCGGCATGCCTCCGGTATAGACTTGACAAGTCACCTGTATGTCAAATTGACCGTTTGATAGACCATATTAGTACCCTTTCCAATCTAGAGCATTTGGATTTGTCTAATAGTGGTGATGCTATTTGCTCTTTACCTGAAAGTCTCGGTAACCTTAGAAAGCTGCACACACTGAACCTCTCACACTGCAATATTACAAAGATACCAGAAAGTATAGGTACGATTGATAGTTTGAAGATGCTATATTTTAAGGGATGCTGGCTTCTTTCTAATGTACCGCAGCTCAGTGCTAGTTCCATATCATTACCACTTTTTGGCGTGCATGCTGGTGATGGTAAATCGAGCAGCAACCTTGTTCTCCTACAAGGCATGAATCCTGTTGAGCTGAAGATCATCCAACTTGAAAAAGTGAAGTCGGCGGAAGAAGCTATGTGTATAAAGTTGATGGAAAAGGAAAGACTTCAAGACTTGACTCTCCGGTGGACTGAAGATGCTCAGAGGTTTGTGGATGATGAAGTGTTGTTGGAGAAACTAGAGCCACCGAGCAGTTTAACTACATTGATTATACAATGGTATAATGGTGTCAGTTTTCCATCCTGGCTCAGCCAACTGCCAAACCTGACATGGCTAGCTCTCTACGATATGAAACATCTGGAAGAGTGGAGTGCATCAGACTCCAGTGGTGCGAACGACCTCAGGTTCCCTATGCTTGATTGTTTGTATATAAAAAGTTGCCCCAAACTGAGGATGCAATCGCTTCTTCCAAGAGCTAAACGTTGGTATATAAGTAAGAGTGATAATGCACTTTCATCATGGGGAGAGTGTACTATGTCAGACACCAGCTCTCCTTCTCTAGTAACTACTGAACTGGCTGTTGCAGACTGCGAGCTGCCTCTGCATCAGTGGAGACTGCTTGGCCATCTCTCTGGCCTCACTGAATTAAGGATGGAACGGTGTGGTGATCTGACCGGCACACCAGAGATAATCCAACATCTCTCTTCCCTCAAAGGTCTAAGCCTAACAGGCAAGGAACATGAAGAACTGCCGAAATGGTTGGGTGAGCTCACATCCCTTGAGAGGCTGTGCATAGATGCATACACAGGGATAAAGGAATTGGATGAGAGCATAAGGAAACTAAGAAAGCTACGAGAGCTAAAACTGTACAACTGTAACAGCATGTCATCGTTGCCCCATTGGCTGACAGAATTAACCTGTCTCAATACTCTTGTGATCAATTTTTGTGAGGGCATCAGGTCTTTGCCGGAGGGCATAGAACAACTCACCAACCTCAAGAAACTGAAAATTAACTGCCCTCATTTACAGAGGTAG